A stretch of Castanea sativa cultivar Marrone di Chiusa Pesio chromosome 2, ASM4071231v1 DNA encodes these proteins:
- the LOC142624193 gene encoding uncharacterized protein LOC142624193: protein MACLDMYNSEHNKGHHYAPMSPRISFSSDFVDVQQTTKQERGSASAPVSSDFEFSVSNYSMMSADELFCKGRFLPFKDNNNNNQMQRTTTLRDELLLGDDDDVSSRPPKGSTRWKGLLGLKRSTHIGSKKADKGEGSVENRRSSLVHEDAHVGHTSQEQLN from the exons ATGGCATGCTTAGACATGTATAACTCCGAGCACAATAAGGGTCACCACTATGCTCCTATGAGCCCAAGAATCTCCTTCTCCAGTGACTTCGTCGATGTCCAGCAGACCACAAAGCAAGAAAGAGGCTCAGCCTCAGCACCAGTGTCCTCAGACTTCGAATTTTCAGTGTCAAACTATTCCATGATGAGCGCTGACGAGCTTTTCTGCAAGGGCAGGTTCTTGCCTTTCAAggacaataacaacaacaaccaaatgCAGAGAACCACAACTTTGAGGGATGAGCTTCTTCTTGGTGATGATGACGACGTGTCGTCTAGGCCACCTAAGGGTTCCACAAGGTGGAAAGGGCTTCTGGGTCTGAAGAGATCGACCCACATTGGTTCCAAGAAAGCTGATAAGGGTGAAGGATCTGTTGAAAATAGAAGGTCTAGTTTGGTTCATGAGGACGCCCATGTTGGCCACACTTCAcag gagCAGTTGAATTAA
- the LOC142626290 gene encoding calmodulin-like protein 30, producing MSNLSFLNFQYGVSRKPSLKPAQRPSVSKERQRSSKSMSSSGNFQANVEELRWVFNKYDTNKDGKISQEEYKLALKALDSGISETEVAKAFQSIDSDGDGFVDFKEFMEMYNVGGGVKASDIQSAFQVFDLDGNGKISAEELSQVLKKLGEGCSLKACRKMMKGVDTNGDGFIDINEFMAMMASSKKLA from the coding sequence ATGTCGAACTTGAGTTTTCTGAATTTCCAATATGGAGTTTCAAGAAAACCTTCACTAAAACCAGCCCAGAGGCCAAGCGTCTCCAAGGAAAGACAACGCTCTAGCAAGAGCATGTCATCAAGTGGTAATTTCCAGGCAAACGTGGAGGAGTTGAGATGGGTTTTCAATAAATATGATACCAACAAAGACGGGAAGATCTCCCAGGAGGAGTACAAGTTAGCCCTGAAGGCTTTGGATTCAGGAATTTCAGAAACTGAGGTGGCCAAGGCATTTCAGAGCATTGATTCTGACGGAGATGGGTTCGTTGATTTCAAGGAGTTCATGGAAATGTACAACGTGGGTGGTGGGGTTAAAGCAAGTGACATTCAAAGTGCTTTTCAAGTGTTTGATTTGGATGGCAATGGTAAAATAAGCGCGGAGGAACTGTCTCAGGTTCTGAAAAAGCTAGGAGAGGGTTGTAGTCTGAAGGCTTGCCGGAAAATGATGAAAGGAGTGGACACCAATGGGGATGGTTTCATTGATATAAATGAATTCATGGCCATGATGGCAAGCTCCAAGAAACTGGCATGA
- the LOC142625389 gene encoding uncharacterized protein LOC142625389 — translation MTGYAINSITVDDILKMPVKVSCMGEKFIIRRTNIPALRRYYQNFAKMRNHIVGLENNNDVWCTSDEQISEIVSGRLLSPVGNIPPSATVSTLIDHDLRGWRASEIDRNFLPFEATIIKAIPLCLFVSANSIHWPKTLDRIYSVKFGYKILLEEDGEDVSGVATADVMKGVWSRIWKLKVPNRVRNLLWRAGNDSLPTIVNLMKRKLLDDALCPHCKLSPKDSFHALWSCPELLAMWQAHFADLRVATLGCAAFLDVIQCAQHDLSCIDLFAMRVSMIWLRRNKMRVGKDSYPLTRVSSMAYDSLQEFQQLHPTQSRISRTARSRSWRLPPPGENIASLGIIIRNDQGLVMTVLLQQIPLLASEEIVEVLVTRRALLFAKELRFESLVMESDSEIIINTVKGDNMNLFHYGHLL, via the exons ATGACCGGGTATGCCATTAACAGTATTACAGTAGATGACATATTGAAGATGCCTGTTAAGGTTTCCTGCATGGGAGAGAAGTTCATAATTCGTAGGACAAATATTCCAGCTTTGCGCAGATACTACCAAAATTTCGCAAAAAT GAGAAATCATATTGTTGGTTTGGAGAACAATAATGATGTTTGGTGTACTTCTGATGAGCAAATTTCTGAGATTGTG TCAGGAAGATTACTCTCCCCTGTTGGGAATATTCCTCCTTCTGCTACAGTTTCTACCCTCATTGACCATGACCTGCGTGGTTGGAGAGCTAGTGAAATTGATAGAAATTTTCTGCCGTTTGAAGCGACCATCATCAAAGCTATACCATTGTGTTTATTTGTGAGTGCAAATTCTATTCATTGGCCGAAGACACTTGATAGAATTTATTCTGTTAAATTTGGATACAAAATTCTTTTGGAGGAGGATGGCGAAGACGTATCTGGTGTGGCTACTGCAGATGTAATGAAGGGTGTTTGGAGCAGAATTTGGAAGCTCAAGGTGCCTAACCGTGTTAGAAATCTTCTCTGGCGTGCAGGGAATGATTCTCTACCAACTATAGTTAATTTGATGAAGAGGAAACTTCTAGATGATGCTCTTTGTCCCCACTGCAAACTTAGCCCTAAGGATAGCTTTCATGCCCTATGGTCCTGCCCTGAGTTATTAGCTATGTGGCAAGCTCATTTTGCAGACCTACGGGTTGCTACTTTAGGCTGCGCTGCCTTCCTAGACGTTATCCAATGTGCCCAACATGATCTGTCATGCATTGATTTATTTGCTATGAGAGTTTCTATGATATGGTTACGGAGGAATAAAATGAGAGTTGGTAAAGATTCCTACCCGCTGACTCGAGTTAGCTCCATGGCCTATGATTCACTTCAGGAATTTCAGCAACTCCACCCCACTCAGAGCAGGATTTCTCGAACAGCTCGGTCAAGAAGTTGGCGCCTTCCTCCACCTGG AGAAAACATTGCTAGTCTTGGCATAATAATCCGGAATGATCAAGGATTAGTTATGACTGTTTTATTACAACAAATTCCATTACTTGCTTCCGAAGAAATAGTGGAAGTGTTGGTGACACGTCGAGCTCTCCTTTTTGCTAAGGAGTTACGTTTTGAGAGTTTGGTGATGGAAAGTGATTCTGAAATCATTATTAATACTGTCAAGGGCGACAATATGAACTTGTTTCACTATGGTCATCTATTGTAG
- the LOC142626499 gene encoding protein PLANT CADMIUM RESISTANCE 3-like: protein MYSSSDGDGKYGPQGYPRPLNMAPRQPYPTSYIPSATPWSTGLCHCFDDPANCLITCICPCITFGQIAEIVNKGSVSCAASGSLYGLLLGLTALPCLYSCFYRSRLRGQYDLAEDPCVDCLVHFCCETCALCQEYRELRSRGFDMGIGWQANMERQSRGVTLPPVVGGMTR from the exons ATGTATTCTTCATCTGATGGGGATGGAAAATATGGTCCACAGGGATATCCACGTCCATTGAACATGGCTCCTAGACAACCTTACCCTACTTCGTATATCCCCTCCGCAACACCTTGGTCTACAGGCCTTTGCCATTGTTTTGATGACCCAGCAAACTGTTTGATTACTTGTATATGCCCATGCATCACCTTTGGACAGATTGCAGAGATAGTGAATAAGGGATCTGTTT CATGTGCGGCAAGTGGTTCACTTTATGGGCTCCTACTGGGTCTCACAGCCTTACCATGCTTGTACTCGTGTTTTTACCGATCGAGGTTGAGAGGGCAATATGACTTGGCGGAGGACCCCTGTGTGGATTGCTTGGTTCACTTCTGCTGTGAAACTTGTGCACTTTGTCAGGAATATAGAGAGCTTAGGAGCCGTGGTTTTGATATGGGAATAG GTTGGCAAGCAAACATGGAAAGACAGAGCCGCGGCGTCACGTTACCTCCAGTTGTTGGTGGCATGACCAGATGA